A single Leguminivora glycinivorella isolate SPB_JAAS2020 chromosome 25, LegGlyc_1.1, whole genome shotgun sequence DNA region contains:
- the LOC125239340 gene encoding zinc finger protein 239-like yields MDNISHLNMPGFSGGLNFKPLTVLNTCVCCLSVNVPLVTLTNCKHVEFFECNLEFKLEYPASHVCYACHGTLKDIYQFKRQVENSLSNLNKQVTNLNPNNTKLSKLTQADIEIFHTQNSEPIEKEVIKRQSYIEIKTEIKIEEEFSDPDNDIPLSEIKDDKNPNTPFFMHKHKGKIKLVTLNEEELLEERRREAAKEKYLKLLYKCESCIVGFDHELGLKEHMEKKHTETDGSFTCAICKSVLISVASFKEHMRRHYRRVDCGVCGARYSTVISAQSHYEKMHAKSPTKYKCEECGHTASSYRGLRYHRDTHKKGRVSCGQCGKQFVNNSGLKVHMYAVHKASNRMYSCDSCSKTYRQRSGLLSHMESVHGTHGGAYCAPCRTHFRTENNLKHHLNTHSKHTSENDKKFVCSECDARFILKGQLREHIDWVHLKNTKHKCDECDKAFKSGTKLRRHINYVHEKKRPPRSKMCDHCGRGFTTMSILRSHIRTHTGERPHACTHCQATFAHSAALYTHNKLLHTQKTALT; encoded by the exons atggaTAATATTTCCCATTTAAATATGCCAGGGTTTAGCGGAGGACTAAATTTCAAACCGTTAACAGTACTAAATACTTGTGTCTGTTGTTTGTCAGTCAATGTTCCACTTGTGACATTAACTAACTGTAAACACGTAGAGTTTTTTGAATGTAATTTGGAATTTAAG TTAGAGTATCCAGCAAGTCATGTCTGTTATGCATGTCATGGCACACTCAAGGACATTTACCAGTTCAAGAGGCAGGTGGAAAATAGTCTGTCAAATCTTAACAAACAG GTTACAAACTTAAAcccaaacaacacaaaactttccAAACTCACACAAGCCGATATAGAAATATTCCACACTCAGAACTCAGAGCCTATTGAAAAAGAGGTCATCAAACGTCAGAGTTACATCGAAATAAAAACAGAAATTAAGATAGAAGAAGAATTCTCCGACCCGGACAATGATATCCCGTTGTCCGAGATAAAAGATGATAAAAATCCTAATACTCCGTTCTTCATGCATAAGCATAAAGGGAAGATCAAACTTGTTACGTTGAATGAAGAAGAATTGTTGGAAGAAAGGAGGAGAGAGGCGGCTAAGGAgaaatatttgaaattattGTACAAGTGCGAGAGTTGTATCGTCGGGTTTGACCATGAGCTGGGGCTGAAAGAACATATGGAGAAGAAACATACTGAG ACAGATGGCAGCTTCACGTGTGCGATATGTAAGTCTGTGCTCATTTCTGTGGCGTCCTTCAAGGAGCATATGAGACGGCACTATCGGAG GGTCGACTGTGGCGTGTGCGGGGCGCGGTACAGTACAGTAATCTCTGCTCAGTCCCATTATGAGAAGATGCACGCGAAATCGCCCACTAAGTACAAGTGCGAGGAATGTGGACATACGGCATC TTCGTACCGCGGGCTGCGTTACCATCGCGACACGCACAAGAAGGGCCGCGTGAGCTGCGGCCAGTGCGGCAAACAGTTCGTTAACAATTCCGGGCTCAAAGTGCATATGTA CGCAGTCCACAAAGCCTCAAACCGGATGTATTCCTGCGACTCGTGCTCCAAGACCTACCGGCAGCGTTCCGGCCTCCTCTCCCACATGGAATCCGTTCACGGAACCCATGGAGGTGCCTACTGCGCGCCTTGCAGGACGCACTTCCGCACGGAAAATAACCTGAAGCACCACCTCAATACGCATAGTAAACATACCAGTGAGAATGATAAGAA ATTCGTGTGTAGCGAGTGCGACGCACGGTTCATATTGAAGGGTCAGCTGAGAGAACATATCGACTGGGTGCATCTCAAGAACACTAAGCACAAGTGTGACGAGTGTGATAAG gCATTTAAGAGCGGCACGAAGCTGAGACGGCACATAAACTACGTCCACGAGAAGAAGCGGCCGCCGCGGAGCAAGATGTGCGACCACTGCGGGCGCGGGTTCACG ACGATGTCGATCCTGCGTTCGCACATTCGCACGCACACTGGCGAGCGGCCGCACGCGTGCACACACTGCCAAGCCACGTTCGCGCACTCCGCCGCTCTGTACACACATAACAAGCTCCTACACACACAGAAAACCGCATTGACTTAA
- the LOC125239413 gene encoding U-Asilidin(1)-Mar3a-like, whose product MALKAVFLIVLLAAIMVARAEESTIHEPSCDVKCSLGFLQKENCCRGLGRGGFAFCDLSGFLFCYFS is encoded by the exons ATGGCGTTGAAAGCTGTATTCCTGATTGTCTTGCTTGCGGCCATCATGGTTGCTCGCGCTGAAGAATCGACGATTCACGAGCCCAGTTGTGATGTG AAATGCTCGCTGGGTTTCTTGCAGAAAGAGAACTGCTGCAGGGGACTGGGACGCGGCGGGTTTGCTTTCTGTGACCTCTCTGGTTTCCTGTTTTGCTACTTTTCGTAA